A genomic stretch from Achromobacter spanius includes:
- the ileS gene encoding isoleucine--tRNA ligase, with the protein MDYKKTLNLPDTPFPMRGDLAKREPAWISQWEENHVYQAIRAASRGRPRFVLHDGPPYANGDIHIGHAVNKILKDIIVKSRNMAGYDAHYVPGWDCHGMPIEIQIEKKFGKHLPVAEVQSKARAYALEQIDRQRKDFKRLGVLGEWDRPYMTMNFSNEADEIRALGRILDKGYVFRGLKPVNWCFDCGSALAEAEVEYADRVDPAVDVAFPFAEPAKLAAAFGLDSVDDGAIVIWTTTPWTIPSNQALNVHPEIEYALVRVSPVPKFGPLLLVAKDRVEACLKSWNLEGEIIATAPGEVLSGIEFRHPLAQFNSAYDRRAPVYLGDYVTADSGTGVVHSAPAYGIEDFVSCKAHGMQDTDFISPVMGDGKYVDSLALFGGLSIWDANPKIVEALTEAGALMHVEKHKHSYMHCWRHKTPIIYRATSQWFAGMDVAPKDGGPTLRESALAGIDATAFYPAWGRARLHAMIANRPDWTLSRQRQWGVPMAFFVHKETGELHPRTSELLEQVARRVEKDGIEAWQAIEPRDLLGDEADQYEKNRDTLDVWFDSGSTHATVLGGKDGEFAGSHGAELGWPADLYLEGSDQHRGWFHSSLLTGCMLYGQPPYKALLTHGFVVDGQGRKMSKSVGNVIAPQKVSDSLGAEILRLWVASTDYSGELSISDEILKRVVEGYRRIRNTLRFLLANVADFDAVSQAVPYGDLFEIDRYALAMTAQMQSEVQANYERYDFHPAVSRLQTFCSEDLGAFYLDILKDRLYTSAPNSVARRSAQTALLDITQTLLKLMAPILSFTAEEAWKELVGSALKHQADAARTTIFTEVYHALPPFADADALSAKWTRLRAIRAEVQRKLEEVRTAGDIGSSLQAEVDLYASGDDQQLLASLGDDLRFVLIVSRATVHAGEGDTRIEVTPSTHKKCERCWHWRLDVGQDADHPEICGRCVSNLFGSGEARDKA; encoded by the coding sequence ATGGACTATAAAAAGACCCTCAACCTGCCCGATACCCCCTTCCCCATGCGGGGCGACCTTGCCAAGCGCGAGCCCGCCTGGATTTCGCAATGGGAGGAAAACCACGTCTATCAGGCGATCCGTGCGGCCAGCCGCGGCCGGCCCCGTTTCGTGCTGCATGACGGCCCGCCCTATGCCAACGGCGACATTCACATCGGCCACGCGGTCAACAAGATCCTGAAGGACATCATCGTCAAGAGCCGCAACATGGCCGGCTATGACGCGCATTACGTGCCGGGCTGGGACTGTCACGGCATGCCGATCGAAATCCAGATCGAAAAGAAATTCGGCAAGCATCTGCCCGTGGCGGAAGTGCAGTCGAAAGCTCGCGCCTACGCGCTTGAGCAGATCGACCGCCAGCGCAAGGATTTCAAGCGCCTGGGTGTGCTGGGCGAATGGGATCGCCCGTACATGACCATGAACTTCAGCAATGAAGCCGACGAGATCCGCGCGCTGGGCCGCATCCTGGACAAGGGCTATGTGTTCCGCGGCCTGAAGCCCGTGAACTGGTGCTTTGACTGTGGTTCCGCCTTGGCCGAAGCCGAAGTCGAATACGCCGACCGCGTCGACCCCGCCGTTGACGTCGCCTTCCCGTTCGCCGAACCCGCCAAGCTGGCCGCCGCCTTCGGGCTGGACTCGGTAGACGATGGCGCCATCGTCATCTGGACCACCACGCCCTGGACCATCCCGTCCAACCAGGCGTTGAACGTGCATCCGGAAATCGAATACGCGCTGGTGCGTGTGTCGCCCGTGCCCAAGTTCGGCCCGCTGCTGCTTGTCGCGAAAGACCGCGTCGAAGCCTGCCTGAAGTCGTGGAACCTGGAAGGCGAAATCATCGCCACGGCACCCGGCGAAGTGCTGTCCGGAATCGAATTCCGCCATCCGCTGGCGCAGTTCAACAGCGCCTACGACCGCCGCGCGCCCGTCTACCTGGGCGACTACGTCACGGCCGACTCGGGCACGGGCGTGGTGCACTCGGCGCCGGCCTATGGCATTGAAGACTTTGTGTCGTGCAAGGCGCACGGCATGCAAGACACCGATTTCATCAGCCCCGTCATGGGCGACGGCAAGTACGTGGACAGCCTGGCGCTGTTCGGCGGCTTGTCCATCTGGGACGCCAACCCCAAGATCGTCGAAGCGCTGACCGAAGCCGGCGCGCTGATGCACGTTGAAAAGCACAAGCACAGCTACATGCACTGCTGGCGCCACAAGACGCCAATCATCTACCGCGCCACCAGCCAGTGGTTCGCCGGCATGGACGTGGCCCCGAAAGACGGCGGCCCGACCCTGCGCGAATCGGCCTTGGCCGGCATCGACGCCACAGCCTTCTACCCGGCCTGGGGCCGTGCCCGCTTGCACGCCATGATCGCCAACCGCCCGGATTGGACCCTGTCGCGCCAGCGTCAGTGGGGCGTGCCGATGGCCTTCTTCGTACACAAGGAAACCGGCGAGCTGCATCCGCGCACGTCTGAACTGCTGGAACAAGTGGCGCGGCGCGTGGAGAAAGACGGCATCGAAGCCTGGCAAGCCATTGAACCGCGCGACCTGCTCGGCGATGAAGCCGACCAATACGAAAAGAACCGCGACACGCTCGACGTGTGGTTCGATTCCGGCAGCACGCACGCAACGGTGTTGGGCGGCAAGGACGGCGAGTTCGCCGGTTCCCACGGCGCTGAACTCGGCTGGCCCGCCGACCTGTACCTGGAAGGCTCGGACCAGCATCGCGGCTGGTTCCATTCGTCGCTGCTGACCGGCTGCATGCTGTACGGCCAACCGCCCTACAAGGCGCTGCTGACGCACGGCTTCGTCGTGGACGGCCAGGGCCGCAAGATGAGCAAGTCGGTCGGCAACGTGATCGCGCCGCAAAAGGTGTCGGACTCGCTGGGCGCCGAAATCCTGCGCTTGTGGGTTGCTTCCACCGACTATTCGGGCGAGCTTTCCATCTCGGACGAGATCCTGAAGCGCGTGGTCGAAGGCTACCGCCGCATCCGCAACACGCTGCGCTTCCTGCTGGCCAACGTGGCCGACTTCGACGCGGTGTCGCAAGCGGTGCCGTATGGTGATCTGTTCGAAATCGACCGCTACGCGCTGGCGATGACGGCGCAGATGCAGTCCGAAGTGCAGGCCAACTACGAACGCTACGACTTCCACCCGGCGGTCTCGCGTTTGCAGACGTTCTGCTCGGAAGACCTGGGCGCCTTCTACCTGGACATCCTGAAAGACCGCCTGTACACGTCGGCGCCCAATAGCGTGGCGCGCCGCTCGGCGCAGACGGCGCTGCTGGACATCACGCAGACGCTGCTCAAGCTGATGGCCCCGATCCTGTCCTTCACGGCCGAAGAAGCCTGGAAGGAACTGGTGGGCTCGGCGTTGAAGCATCAAGCCGACGCCGCCCGCACGACGATCTTCACCGAGGTCTATCACGCGCTGCCGCCGTTTGCCGACGCTGATGCGCTGTCGGCCAAGTGGACGCGCCTGCGCGCCATCCGTGCCGAGGTCCAGCGCAAGCTGGAAGAAGTGCGGACGGCGGGCGACATCGGTTCGTCGTTGCAAGCCGAAGTGGATCTTTACGCCAGCGGCGACGATCAGCAATTGCTGGCCAGCCTGGGCGACGACCTGCGCTTCGTGCTGATCGTGTCGCGCGCCACCGTGCATGCCGGCGAAGGCGACACCCGCATCGAGGTCACGCCGTCGACGCACAAGAAGTGCGAACGCTGCTGGCACTGGCGCCTTGACGTGGGCCAGGACGCGGACCATCCCGAAATCTGCGGCCGCTGCGTGTCCAACCTGTTCGGCTCGGGCGAAGCCCGCGACAAGGCGTGA
- the lspA gene encoding signal peptidase II, with translation MARPSDSGVTGTAPARAAPARVGGWLALALLIIVLDQLTKVYFNTSFQYGERVNVLPVFDFTLMYNRGAAFSFLASEEGWQRWLFTGLGIVAAVVITIILRRTHGQPRFSLALTLILGGAVGNVIDRVAYGHVVDFLLFYWNESYFPAFNLADVGISCGAVLLVLDELLRARKKPQA, from the coding sequence ATGGCCCGCCCCTCCGATTCGGGAGTGACGGGCACGGCGCCCGCCCGCGCCGCCCCGGCGCGCGTGGGAGGCTGGCTGGCGCTGGCCTTGCTGATCATCGTGCTGGACCAACTGACCAAGGTGTACTTCAACACCTCGTTCCAGTATGGCGAGCGCGTCAACGTGTTGCCGGTGTTCGACTTCACGCTGATGTACAACCGGGGGGCCGCGTTCAGCTTCCTGGCGTCCGAGGAAGGCTGGCAGCGTTGGCTGTTCACGGGCTTGGGAATCGTGGCGGCCGTGGTCATCACGATCATCCTGCGGCGCACACATGGCCAACCGCGCTTCAGCCTGGCGCTGACGCTGATTCTGGGCGGCGCCGTCGGCAACGTCATTGACCGCGTGGCCTATGGCCACGTGGTGGACTTCCTGCTGTTCTACTGGAACGAGTCCTACTTTCCCGCCTTCAACCTGGCGGACGTAGGCATCAGTTGTGGCGCCGTGCTGCTGGTGCTGGACGAGCTTTTGCGCGCCCGCAAGAAGCCGCAGGCCTGA